A stretch of Candidatus Saccharimonadales bacterium DNA encodes these proteins:
- the rplU gene encoding 50S ribosomal protein L21, whose amino-acid sequence MKAVISTGGKQYLVSDNEVLEVEKVPAETNKLELEPLLVIDGEKVHVGTPVVKGAKVTAEVMGEVKGDKIKVLKFKAKKREKTLTGHRQTYSQIKITKITV is encoded by the coding sequence ATGAAAGCGGTAATTTCAACTGGCGGCAAGCAATATTTAGTTTCAGACAATGAAGTTCTGGAAGTGGAGAAAGTGCCAGCCGAAACTAATAAATTGGAGTTAGAGCCTCTACTCGTGATTGATGGCGAGAAGGTCCACGTTGGTACCCCGGTGGTCAAAGGCGCCAAAGTTACAGCCGAGGTCATGGGCGAGGTTAAAGGCGATAAAATTAAGGTCCTGAAATTCAAAGCCAAGAAGCGCGAAAAAACCCTGACCGGTCACCGCCAAACTTACTCCCAAATCAAGATCACTAAAATAACCGTTTAA
- a CDS encoding peptidoglycan recognition family protein, which yields MKIEKLSLPWVDSTKRIQPTAIVLHWWQVPTWFGGIKWFIFALKRKKLSVQFAVTKDGEVYQLTESPDVWCRHARCANNSSIGIEIQGLGRRDLDENQLQFQAVVGLVKELCRQFIIDPKFRVEQGENTRFYGITSHKVVDKYCSGKRRLPKRDVHDEYVTRLIEALQR from the coding sequence ATGAAAATCGAAAAATTAAGCCTACCCTGGGTAGATTCAACTAAGCGAATTCAACCCACAGCAATCGTATTACATTGGTGGCAGGTACCAACCTGGTTTGGCGGGATAAAGTGGTTTATTTTCGCACTGAAAAGGAAGAAGCTATCAGTTCAATTTGCGGTTACGAAAGATGGGGAAGTCTATCAGTTAACCGAATCACCAGACGTTTGGTGTCGCCACGCCCGTTGCGCAAACAATAGCAGTATCGGGATTGAGATCCAGGGACTAGGCCGTCGTGATCTGGATGAAAACCAGCTTCAGTTCCAAGCGGTCGTGGGGCTAGTTAAGGAACTCTGCCGCCAGTTTATAATTGACCCCAAGTTTAGAGTAGAGCAAGGAGAAAACACTCGCTTTTATGGCATCACATCTCACAAAGTCGTCGATAAGTATTGTTCGGGTAAACGAAGGCTACCGAAACGTGATGTCCATGACGAGTACGTGACGCGTCTAATAGAAGCATTGCAACGATGA
- a CDS encoding glycosyltransferase, with the protein MFEDITVTPKKFSDYKTIIEPELYDEVIDLAHKLKGRRIVEINATANGGGVAEILRSSIALQRDLGIDAHWYVLSANQAFFEVTKMLHNALQGDKLAPDDQQWDIYQNHNRELADNFLANAWDFVLVHDPQPLAMRQFSSVSKAKWGWRCHIDTSFPNIEVGDRIAGYLNDYEGAIFTLDQFVLPNLKNARPAEHLAIIPPAIDPLSRKNQPMDSAKARALVAGAGIDTKRPYITQISRFDPWKDPIGVIKAWQKAREQIPNLQLVLMGDMADDDPQGAKILVMVKAAAESYSDIHLITENDELLVHALQLTSNVILQKSLREGFGLTVSEALWAATPVIGGDVGGIPLQISDGQTGFLVLDTKTTAQRIVELVNNPTKAKAMGQAGREQVRKHFLLPRLLRDQLAFWLELA; encoded by the coding sequence ATGTTCGAAGACATTACTGTTACGCCGAAAAAGTTTAGCGATTATAAAACGATTATTGAACCAGAACTCTATGACGAGGTTATTGATCTGGCCCACAAGCTAAAGGGTCGGCGAATCGTGGAGATTAATGCGACTGCCAACGGTGGTGGGGTGGCCGAAATTCTGCGTAGCTCGATAGCCCTGCAACGGGATTTGGGCATTGATGCTCATTGGTATGTACTTAGTGCCAACCAGGCTTTTTTTGAAGTTACAAAAATGCTCCACAATGCTCTCCAGGGCGATAAGCTGGCTCCCGATGATCAGCAGTGGGACATTTACCAAAACCACAACCGTGAGCTAGCCGATAATTTTTTGGCCAACGCCTGGGATTTTGTGTTGGTGCACGACCCGCAACCGCTAGCCATGCGCCAGTTCAGTTCGGTATCCAAAGCTAAATGGGGTTGGCGTTGCCACATTGATACCTCATTCCCAAATATCGAGGTCGGAGATCGCATTGCGGGTTATTTAAATGATTACGAAGGCGCCATTTTTACGCTTGATCAATTTGTCTTACCGAACCTCAAAAACGCGCGTCCAGCCGAGCACCTGGCCATTATTCCGCCGGCCATCGATCCGCTCAGTCGGAAAAATCAGCCCATGGATAGCGCCAAGGCCCGCGCGTTAGTGGCTGGAGCCGGCATTGATACCAAGCGGCCCTACATTACTCAAATTTCGCGTTTCGATCCCTGGAAAGATCCAATCGGAGTAATTAAAGCTTGGCAAAAGGCTAGAGAGCAAATCCCTAATTTGCAGCTAGTCCTAATGGGTGACATGGCCGATGATGACCCCCAGGGGGCCAAAATATTGGTCATGGTTAAAGCCGCGGCTGAATCGTATTCCGACATTCATCTAATTACTGAGAATGATGAATTGCTGGTGCACGCCTTGCAACTAACTTCCAACGTCATTTTACAAAAGTCGTTGCGCGAAGGCTTTGGGTTGACGGTTTCGGAAGCCCTATGGGCAGCCACGCCAGTTATTGGGGGTGATGTCGGTGGCATTCCCTTGCAAATTTCTGATGGCCAAACCGGCTTCTTGGTCCTAGATACCAAGACTACTGCTCAGAGAATTGTTGAGCTAGTGAACAATCCAACCAAGGCCAAAGCCATGGGTCAGGCCGGTCGCGAGCAGGTTCGTAAGCATTTTCTGCTGCCCAGATTGCTGCGCGATCAATTAGCTTTTTGGCTGGAATTAGCTTAG
- a CDS encoding ParA family protein has translation MATIIAVANQKGGVGKTTTTINLGAYLAKSRRKVLIVDLDPQGNTSTGLGIAKEGLEKDLYSVLLNGLHPSEATQVTPYHGLSVLPTSPELAAAEIELVSRSGREFQLKQALADLDYDYILIDCPPSLGLLTINGLVAADSVLIPVQAEFYALEGLGQLISTINRVKKALNPNLELLGVVMTMHNGRTSLSGQVHDEVKKHFSDKVFETVIPRNVRLAEAPSYGMPIVHYDKWSKGAKGYKQLAREVISRAK, from the coding sequence GTGGCAACAATAATTGCAGTGGCAAATCAGAAGGGCGGAGTGGGCAAGACTACTACCACCATCAACCTGGGGGCTTATTTAGCTAAATCCAGGCGCAAAGTTCTGATCGTCGATCTCGATCCGCAGGGTAATACTTCGACTGGTCTGGGTATTGCCAAAGAGGGCTTGGAAAAAGACCTTTATAGCGTACTACTAAACGGTTTGCATCCGAGTGAGGCCACTCAAGTTACACCCTATCATGGGCTCTCAGTCCTACCGACTTCGCCCGAGCTGGCCGCTGCCGAAATTGAATTAGTTTCTCGCAGTGGCCGGGAATTTCAACTCAAACAAGCGCTAGCGGACTTAGATTATGATTACATTTTGATTGATTGTCCGCCCTCGCTCGGGCTGCTGACCATTAATGGGTTAGTAGCGGCTGATTCGGTCCTAATCCCGGTCCAAGCTGAGTTTTATGCCCTCGAGGGACTAGGGCAGTTGATTTCGACCATTAATCGGGTCAAAAAAGCCCTCAACCCCAACCTGGAGCTCTTGGGTGTAGTTATGACCATGCATAATGGTCGGACGTCTTTGAGCGGGCAGGTTCACGATGAAGTCAAAAAGCATTTTAGCGATAAAGTCTTTGAAACCGTCATCCCGCGTAATGTCCGTTTAGCCGAGGCTCCCAGCTACGGCATGCCAATTGTTCACTATGATAAGTGGAGTAAGGGTGCCAAAGGTTACAAACAATTAGCCCGGGAGGTGATTAGTCGTGCCAAATAA